The nucleotide window GAAACAAACCGGGCGATGCCTTCGGGTAGTCTATGGGGTCGTTCGCGATAACGCGATCAAGGAACTGGCAGAGGAATCCCGCTTATGAGTACTGGCGAACTCATTTTGTACACCACGGAGGACGGCGGGGCGCGGATTCGGTTGCGGGCGGAAGGAGGGACGGTCTGGCTGTCGCAACTGGAGATGGCAGAGTTGTTCGCATCCTCGAAGCAAAACATCGGCCAGCACATCAAAAACGTCTTGGCCGATGGCGAGTTGGCGGAGGATTCAGTTGTAAAGCAAAACTTTACAACTGCCTCCGACGGCAAGAACTACCGAACCATGCTCTACAACCTAGACATGATCCTGGCAGTGGGCTACCGGGTTCGCTCCCATCGCGGCACCCAATTCCGCCAATGGGCCACCACGCACCTGCGTGAATTCCTGGTCAAGGGCTTCGTCATGGATGACGAACGGCTCAAGGAACCGGGCGGCTGGGATTACTTCGATGAGCTGATCCAGCGCATCCGGGATATCCGGGCGTCCGAAAAGCGTTTCTACCAGAAGATCCGCGATATCTACGCGACCGCCGTCGACTACGACGGCACCACCGAACAGGCGCAGCGCTTTTTCGCCCGGACCCAGAACAAGATGCTGTGGGCCATCACCGGCCACACCGCCGCGGAACTGATTGCAGCCCGATCAGACCCCAACCAGCCGAATATGGGCTCACAAGCTGGAGGGGCGGCCGGGTGCGGCAGGGCGACGTGGGGGTTGCCAAGAACTACCTGCAGCAGCCGGAAGTCGACGCGCTCAACCGCATCGTGGTGATGTATCTGGACTACGCCGAAAACATGGCGCTGCGTCGCAAGCCGATGACCATGCAGGAATGGTCGGACAAGCTGGATGCATTCCTGGCGTTCAACGAGCGCGAGGTATTGACGCATGCCGGGAAGGTGTCTGCGCAGGTGGCAGAGCGTCTGGCGCTGGAGCGCTATACCGAATTCGAAGTCAGGCGGCGCGACGCCGAGCGGCAGGCCGCAGACGCTGAGGATGTGGCAGCGCTGGAACGCCTCGAGCAGCAGCTTGACGGTGCCATCGTCAAAAAGCGGTGAGCACCATCGCACTGTTCCCAGGCTCGCTGTAATCCCACTTACACCGCGTTATATACCGAAACAAACCGCCGCATCCAGTAACAGGAATGCGCGGTAGAGTGCACCCATTCCGATTACGACAACACCGCATCATGGCTCATCCGGTACTTTTTGCAGCGCTGCTCGCCGGCGTCATGTCCCTGCTGGCGGCGCGTTCGGCGATGGCGCATGTGGATGTGGGGGTGCACATTGGCACACCGGTTTATGCCGCGCCGGCGCCGGTCTATGTGGCGCCGCCGCCCCCCGTGGTGTATGCGCCCCGCTATCACGGCTGGCATGGCGACCGGTATTGGGACGGCCGGCGCTGGTATGGGCGTGGTGAGTGGCGGCATCGACATCACCACCACCGTCGGCACCACCATCATCGTCACCACTACTACCGCCACCATGGGCGCCACGGGCACCACGGACACGGCCACTGAATGCTGGCGGTTTGCTCCCCTCTCCCGCCTGCAGGAGAGGGGCAGGGGGTGAGGGCAGGCCTTTGCATACTGCAAACGCCTGACTTCGTTGACGCGCCCGGCCCTCACCCCAGCCCTCTCCCGCGAGCGGGAGAGGGAGCACGCAATCGGTGAGCGAAAGAGCGTGGGGCGGGATCAATCCCGGCAGGCGGGCGGCAGCAATATTCAGCGCAGCAGTACCAGCCGCGGCACCGCATCCTCGCCGCTCCACACCACCGCGTTCTGCTGGTATTTCTCGCCGAGCATCCGGGCATCCGCCAGCGACAGTCCGGGTACCAGGAAGCTCGGCTCCGCCGGCCAGCCGTTGGACGGATGCGCGCCCAGCGCATCGATCGCCCGCCATCCCATCTGCACCACATCCTGCGCCAGTGCCTGCTGGCGGCGCGCGTTGGCCGCATCGTCGCAGCGTTGGCTGAAGGGATTGGCAGCGGTGATGAAGGCGCTGCATTCCACGCCCAGCGCGCGGTGCAGCGCGGCCAGCGCCGCGCTGGGCTGGTCGATGCGCAAGGTCATCGGCATGTCGCCCAGCACCCGGTAGTGCGTTTCGCGATACGCCTGCAAGGTTGCGTCGTCGATGGCGCTGGCCACGCTACTCTCCGTATTGCCGCAGTCCTTCGAGGTCGAGCACCTCGATCACCCCGTAGTCCACTCGCACCAGCCCCTGCTGTTCCAGCACCTTGAGCGCCTGGTTGGCGCGCTGGCGCGAGATGCCGGCGAGCAGGCCGATTTCTTCCTGCGAGATCTCCAGCGTCTTGCCGATGCCCGGATACAGATGCTCGTTGAACAGCGACGACACCGCGCGCGCCACGCGTGAATCGATGTCGAGCAGCCGTTCGTATTCCACCGCCGCAATGAACTGCCCCAGGCGCTCGTTGAACTGCGTCAGCAGGAAACGCGAGAACGGCAGGCTGGTATCCAGCAGCCACTGAAAAGTGTCGCGCGGCAGGAAGGCGATGGTCGAGCGGCGCAGCGCCATCACGTCGTACTTGCGGATCTCCGACTTCAGCACCGCGCCTTCGCCGAACCAGCCGCCGGTGGGCACACCGGTGAAGGTGACGGACTTGCCCGACGGCGACACCGTGGTGATCTTGACGATGCCTTCGAGCACGCCCAGCCAGTGCTCGGCCTTGTCGCCCTTGTGGCAGACGTAGTCGCCCTGGCTGTACTCGTGCACGAACATGGCGCGGCGCACGCGTTCGCGTTGCTCGGGGCTCAGGTCCGCGGCCCACACGCAGCGGTCGACAAAATCGTTCAGCATGGCCTCTCGAATGCTCCGGTAGGGATTAACCCGGAATTGTCACCGGCGTGACAACTGGGGGTGTTGGCATGGGCTATCGTACGATCACAACGGAACCGCGGGTGCCACCAGGGGCACGCCGGGAAGGCAGAAGACGCTTTCCCCGGCCCCTCCAAGACAAGGCACAGACTGGCTTGATGCGATGCGGCAGATGCCGCCGGGCAAAGCAAGCCAAGTATAACGACCGGACCGGCGCTTGACACCGGGCGTGGACCCCCACGCCGGAGGGACAGGAGACAGCGATGCAGGAATCGTCGGCGACGACCTTCCCGCGATGGCTGCTGGCGCACGCCCAGCAGCGGCCGGAGCATCCGGCGTATCGCGAGAAGGATCTCGGCATCTGGCAGACATACAGCTGGGCCCAGGCGGCACAGCAGGTGAGGGCGCTGGCATGTGGTCTGGCCGCGCTCGGTTTCAAACGCGGCATGAACCTGGCGGTGGTGGGCGACAACCGTCCGCGCCTGTACTGGGCCATGACCGCGGCGCAGGCGCTGGGCGGCGTGCCGGTGCCGCTGTACCAGGACGCCATCGCCAACGAGATGGTCTATGTGCTCAACGATGCGGAGATCGAGTTCGCCATCGTCGAGGATCAGGAGCAGGTCGACAAGCTGCTGGAAGTGGAAGCGCAGCTGGCCGAGTCCGGCCGCGCCGTGCGCCACGTCATTTTCGAAGACCCGCGCGGCCTGACGGACTACGACCATCCGTCGCTGATGTCTTACGAGCGCCTGCAGGAGCTGGGGCGCGAGTTCGACCAGGCCCACCCGGGCTTCTATGACGAGGCCATCGCCGCCGGTCAGCCCGACGACACCGCGATCATCCTCTATACGTCGGGCACCACCGGCAAGCCCAAGGGCGTGTGCCATTCTCACCATGGCCTGATCGGCTCGGCGCGCAACGGCTGCGCCTTCGACAAGCTCAGCGCCGACGACGACGTGCTGTCCTACCTGCCGATGGCGTGGGTCGGCGACAACCTGTTCTCTTATGCGCAGGCGATGGTGGCGGGCTTCACGGTGAATTGCCCGGAATCGCGCGAAACGGTGATGACCGACCTGCG belongs to Cupriavidus taiwanensis and includes:
- a CDS encoding Crp/Fnr family transcriptional regulator; this translates as MLNDFVDRCVWAADLSPEQRERVRRAMFVHEYSQGDYVCHKGDKAEHWLGVLEGIVKITTVSPSGKSVTFTGVPTGGWFGEGAVLKSEIRKYDVMALRRSTIAFLPRDTFQWLLDTSLPFSRFLLTQFNERLGQFIAAVEYERLLDIDSRVARAVSSLFNEHLYPGIGKTLEISQEEIGLLAGISRQRANQALKVLEQQGLVRVDYGVIEVLDLEGLRQYGE
- a CDS encoding DUF3293 domain-containing protein — encoded protein: MASAIDDATLQAYRETHYRVLGDMPMTLRIDQPSAALAALHRALGVECSAFITAANPFSQRCDDAANARRQQALAQDVVQMGWRAIDALGAHPSNGWPAEPSFLVPGLSLADARMLGEKYQQNAVVWSGEDAVPRLVLLR